The proteins below come from a single Microtus ochrogaster isolate Prairie Vole_2 chromosome 8, MicOch1.0, whole genome shotgun sequence genomic window:
- the Cd151 gene encoding CD151 antigen, with the protein MGEFNEKKATCGTVCLKYLLFTYNCCFWLAGLAVMAVGVWTLALKSDYISLLASNTYLATAYILVVAGVVVMVTGVLGCCATFKERRNLLRLYFILLLIIFLLEIIAGILAYVYYQQLNTELKENLKDTMIKKYQQPGHEGVTSAVDKLQQEFHCCGSNNSEDWQNSEWSHSGKAEGRAVPDSCCKTMVPKCGKRDHASNIYKVEGGCISKLETFIQEHLRVIGAVGIGIACVQVFGMLFTCCLYRSLKLEHY; encoded by the exons ATGGGTGAATTCAACGAGAAGAAGGCGACATGCGGCACGGTCTGCCTCAAGTATCTGCTGTTCACCTACAACTGCTGCTTCTGG CTGGCCGGCCTGGCTGTCATGGCAGTGGGCGTTTGGACACTGGCCCTCAAGAGCGACTACATTAGTCTGCTGGCTTCAAACACCTATCTAGCCACAGCCTACATCTTAGTGGTGGCCGGTGTTGTTGTCATGGTTACTGGAGTCCTGGGCTGCTGTGCCACTTTCAAGGAGCGACGGAACCTGTTACGCTTG TACTTCATCTTGCTCCTCATCATCTTCCTGCTGGAGATCATTGCTGGCATCCTGGCCTATGTCTATTACCAGCAG CTGAACACAGAGCTCAAGGAGAATCTGAAGGACACCATGATCAAGAAATACCAACAGCCAGGCCACGAGGGTGTGACCAGTGCTGTAGACAAGCTGCAGCAGGAG TTCCACTGTTGTGGCAGCAACAATTCTGAAGACTGGCAAAACAGTGAGTGGAGCCACTCTGGGAAGGCGGAAGGCCGTGCGGTTCCTGATAGCTGCTGTAAGACTATGGTACCCAAATGTGGTAAGCGGGACCACGCCTCCAACATCTATAAAGTAGAG GGTGGCTGTATCAGTAAGCTGGAGACCTTTATCCAGGAGCACCTGCGTGTCATCGGGGCTGTGGGCATCGGCATTGCCTGTGTGCAG GTCTTCGGCATGCTCTTCACCTGCTGCTTGTACAGAAGCCTCAAGCTGGAGCACTACTGA